A genomic window from Daphnia carinata strain CSIRO-1 chromosome 9, CSIRO_AGI_Dcar_HiC_V3, whole genome shotgun sequence includes:
- the LOC130698088 gene encoding SH3 domain-binding glutamic acid-rich protein homolog isoform X4: protein MVVKFYISMISGNKEMKKRQMKAQLIMESKGVNFKVIDICDPNNDDERTFMRKNAVGRNNARNAVPPQFFNDDHEDSYCGDYEGFDEAVENDRIEEFLKLPRGSLPQVPIINHSISAHSSRDVSLEKEVVAPQVNGAVPSPRQSPEKVKEKELEVKEKEEEEEEEEEEEEEEEEEEEEEEEGEDEDSMEMETTVATADSITELKYKKLPGGDATTAIITEEEMKVEEVKEEQNKEEEEEEEEEEEEEEEDDEEGETALPHEDGEV from the exons ATGGTTGTGAAATTCTACATCTCGATGATTTCGGGAAATAAAGAG ATGAAAAAGCGACAAATGAAGGCACAGCTTATCATGGAGAGCAAAGGTGTCAATTTTAAGGTGATAGATATTTGTGACCCAAACAATGATGATGAGAGGACTTTCATGAGGAAGAATGCTGTCGGCAGGAACAACGCAAGGAATGCTGTTCCACCACAGTTTTTCAATGATGATCATGAAGATTCTTATTGTGGG GATTATGAAGGGTTTGATGAGGCAGTTGAAAATGATCGTATTGAAGAATTTTTGAAGTTACCTCGTGGATCCCTTCCTCAGGTACCCATCATCAATCACAGTATCTCGGCTCACAGCAGTAGGGAT GTCTCATTGGAGAAAGAGGTTGTTGCTCCCCAAGTCAATGGAGCTGTCCCTAGTCCCAGACAAAGTCCtgaaaaagtaaaagagaAGGAACTGGAAgttaaagagaaagaagaggaagaggaggaagaagaagaggaggaggaggaggaagaagaagaagaagaagaagaagaagagggtgAAGATGAAG ATTCAATGGAAATGGAGACAACAGTGGCCACTGCTGACAGTATCACTgaattaaaatacaaaaagctACCTGGGGGAG ATGCAACAACTGCTATCATTACCGAAGAGGAAATGAAAGTAGAAGAAGTTAAAGAAGAGCAAAataaagaggaagaagaagaagaagaagaagaagaggaggaggaagaagaagacgacgagGAAGGAGAAACAGCTTTACCTCACGAAGATG gggAAGtttga
- the LOC130698088 gene encoding SH3 domain-binding glutamic acid-rich protein homolog isoform X1 yields MVVKFYISMISGNKEMKKRQMKAQLIMESKGVNFKVIDICDPNNDDERTFMRKNAVGRNNARNAVPPQFFNDDHEDSYCGDYEGFDEAVENDRIEEFLKLPRGSLPQVPIINHSISAHSSRDVSLEKEVVAPQVNGAVPSPRQSPEKVKEKELEVKEKEEEEEEEEEEEEEEEEEEEEEEEGEDEDSMEMETTVATADSITELKYKKLPGGDATTAIITEEEMKVEEVKEEQNKEEEEEEEEEEEEEEEDDEEGETALPHEDDPMEMSTTVATAERFTEFSYKQLPGEV; encoded by the exons ATGGTTGTGAAATTCTACATCTCGATGATTTCGGGAAATAAAGAG ATGAAAAAGCGACAAATGAAGGCACAGCTTATCATGGAGAGCAAAGGTGTCAATTTTAAGGTGATAGATATTTGTGACCCAAACAATGATGATGAGAGGACTTTCATGAGGAAGAATGCTGTCGGCAGGAACAACGCAAGGAATGCTGTTCCACCACAGTTTTTCAATGATGATCATGAAGATTCTTATTGTGGG GATTATGAAGGGTTTGATGAGGCAGTTGAAAATGATCGTATTGAAGAATTTTTGAAGTTACCTCGTGGATCCCTTCCTCAGGTACCCATCATCAATCACAGTATCTCGGCTCACAGCAGTAGGGAT GTCTCATTGGAGAAAGAGGTTGTTGCTCCCCAAGTCAATGGAGCTGTCCCTAGTCCCAGACAAAGTCCtgaaaaagtaaaagagaAGGAACTGGAAgttaaagagaaagaagaggaagaggaggaagaagaagaggaggaggaggaggaagaagaagaagaagaagaagaagaagagggtgAAGATGAAG ATTCAATGGAAATGGAGACAACAGTGGCCACTGCTGACAGTATCACTgaattaaaatacaaaaagctACCTGGGGGAG ATGCAACAACTGCTATCATTACCGAAGAGGAAATGAAAGTAGAAGAAGTTAAAGAAGAGCAAAataaagaggaagaagaagaagaagaagaagaagaggaggaggaagaagaagacgacgagGAAGGAGAAACAGCTTTACCTCACGAAGATG ATCCGATGGAGATGTCGACAACGGTGGCCACAGCTGAACGTTTCACAGAGTTCTCTTACAAACAGCTTCCAG gggAAGtttga
- the LOC130698088 gene encoding SH3 domain-binding glutamic acid-rich protein homolog isoform X3 encodes MVVKFYISMISGNKEMKKRQMKAQLIMESKGVNFKVIDICDPNNDDERTFMRKNAVGRNNARNAVPPQFFNDDHEDSYCGDYEGFDEAVENDRIEEFLKLPRGSLPQVPIINHSISAHSSRDVSLEKEVVAPQVNGAVPSPRQSPEKVKEKELEEEEEEEEEEEEEEEGEDEDSMEMETTVATADSITELKYKKLPGGDATTAIITEEEMKVEEVKEEQNKEEEEEEEEEEEEEEEDDEEGETALPHEDDPMEMSTTVATAERFTEFSYKQLPGEV; translated from the exons ATGGTTGTGAAATTCTACATCTCGATGATTTCGGGAAATAAAGAG ATGAAAAAGCGACAAATGAAGGCACAGCTTATCATGGAGAGCAAAGGTGTCAATTTTAAGGTGATAGATATTTGTGACCCAAACAATGATGATGAGAGGACTTTCATGAGGAAGAATGCTGTCGGCAGGAACAACGCAAGGAATGCTGTTCCACCACAGTTTTTCAATGATGATCATGAAGATTCTTATTGTGGG GATTATGAAGGGTTTGATGAGGCAGTTGAAAATGATCGTATTGAAGAATTTTTGAAGTTACCTCGTGGATCCCTTCCTCAGGTACCCATCATCAATCACAGTATCTCGGCTCACAGCAGTAGGGAT GTCTCATTGGAGAAAGAGGTTGTTGCTCCCCAAGTCAATGGAGCTGTCCCTAGTCCCAGACAAAGTCCtgaaaaagtaaaagagaAGGAACTGGAA gaggaggaggaggaagaagaagaagaagaagaagaagaagagggtgAAGATGAAG ATTCAATGGAAATGGAGACAACAGTGGCCACTGCTGACAGTATCACTgaattaaaatacaaaaagctACCTGGGGGAG ATGCAACAACTGCTATCATTACCGAAGAGGAAATGAAAGTAGAAGAAGTTAAAGAAGAGCAAAataaagaggaagaagaagaagaagaagaagaagaggaggaggaagaagaagacgacgagGAAGGAGAAACAGCTTTACCTCACGAAGATG ATCCGATGGAGATGTCGACAACGGTGGCCACAGCTGAACGTTTCACAGAGTTCTCTTACAAACAGCTTCCAG gggAAGtttga
- the LOC130698088 gene encoding SH3 domain-binding glutamic acid-rich protein homolog isoform X2 has product MVVKFYISMISGNKEMKKRQMKAQLIMESKGVNFKVIDICDPNNDDERTFMRKNAVGRNNARNAVPPQFFNDDHEDSYCGDYEGFDEAVENDRIEEFLKLPRGSLPQVPIINHSISAHSSRDVSLEKEVVAPQVNGAVPSPRQSPEKVKEKELEVKEKEEEEEEEEEEEEEEEEEEEEEEEDSMEMETTVATADSITELKYKKLPGGDATTAIITEEEMKVEEVKEEQNKEEEEEEEEEEEEEEEDDEEGETALPHEDDPMEMSTTVATAERFTEFSYKQLPGEV; this is encoded by the exons ATGGTTGTGAAATTCTACATCTCGATGATTTCGGGAAATAAAGAG ATGAAAAAGCGACAAATGAAGGCACAGCTTATCATGGAGAGCAAAGGTGTCAATTTTAAGGTGATAGATATTTGTGACCCAAACAATGATGATGAGAGGACTTTCATGAGGAAGAATGCTGTCGGCAGGAACAACGCAAGGAATGCTGTTCCACCACAGTTTTTCAATGATGATCATGAAGATTCTTATTGTGGG GATTATGAAGGGTTTGATGAGGCAGTTGAAAATGATCGTATTGAAGAATTTTTGAAGTTACCTCGTGGATCCCTTCCTCAGGTACCCATCATCAATCACAGTATCTCGGCTCACAGCAGTAGGGAT GTCTCATTGGAGAAAGAGGTTGTTGCTCCCCAAGTCAATGGAGCTGTCCCTAGTCCCAGACAAAGTCCtgaaaaagtaaaagagaAGGAACTGGAAgttaaagagaaagaagaggaagaggaggaagaagaagaggaggaggaggaggaagaagaagaagaagaagaagaagaagagg ATTCAATGGAAATGGAGACAACAGTGGCCACTGCTGACAGTATCACTgaattaaaatacaaaaagctACCTGGGGGAG ATGCAACAACTGCTATCATTACCGAAGAGGAAATGAAAGTAGAAGAAGTTAAAGAAGAGCAAAataaagaggaagaagaagaagaagaagaagaagaggaggaggaagaagaagacgacgagGAAGGAGAAACAGCTTTACCTCACGAAGATG ATCCGATGGAGATGTCGACAACGGTGGCCACAGCTGAACGTTTCACAGAGTTCTCTTACAAACAGCTTCCAG gggAAGtttga
- the LOC130698088 gene encoding SH3 domain-binding glutamic acid-rich protein homolog isoform X5 encodes MVVKFYISMISGNKEMKKRQMKAQLIMESKGVNFKVIDICDPNNDDERTFMRKNAVGRNNARNAVPPQFFNDDHEDSYCGDYEGFDEAVENDRIEEFLKLPRGSLPQVPIINHSISAHSSRDVSLEKEVVAPQVNGAVPSPRQSPEKVKEKELEVKEKEEEEEEEEEEEEEEEEEEEEEEEGEDEDATTAIITEEEMKVEEVKEEQNKEEEEEEEEEEEEEEEDDEEGETALPHEDDPMEMSTTVATAERFTEFSYKQLPGEV; translated from the exons ATGGTTGTGAAATTCTACATCTCGATGATTTCGGGAAATAAAGAG ATGAAAAAGCGACAAATGAAGGCACAGCTTATCATGGAGAGCAAAGGTGTCAATTTTAAGGTGATAGATATTTGTGACCCAAACAATGATGATGAGAGGACTTTCATGAGGAAGAATGCTGTCGGCAGGAACAACGCAAGGAATGCTGTTCCACCACAGTTTTTCAATGATGATCATGAAGATTCTTATTGTGGG GATTATGAAGGGTTTGATGAGGCAGTTGAAAATGATCGTATTGAAGAATTTTTGAAGTTACCTCGTGGATCCCTTCCTCAGGTACCCATCATCAATCACAGTATCTCGGCTCACAGCAGTAGGGAT GTCTCATTGGAGAAAGAGGTTGTTGCTCCCCAAGTCAATGGAGCTGTCCCTAGTCCCAGACAAAGTCCtgaaaaagtaaaagagaAGGAACTGGAAgttaaagagaaagaagaggaagaggaggaagaagaagaggaggaggaggaggaagaagaagaagaagaagaagaagaagagggtgAAGATGAAG ATGCAACAACTGCTATCATTACCGAAGAGGAAATGAAAGTAGAAGAAGTTAAAGAAGAGCAAAataaagaggaagaagaagaagaagaagaagaagaggaggaggaagaagaagacgacgagGAAGGAGAAACAGCTTTACCTCACGAAGATG ATCCGATGGAGATGTCGACAACGGTGGCCACAGCTGAACGTTTCACAGAGTTCTCTTACAAACAGCTTCCAG gggAAGtttga
- the LOC130698088 gene encoding SH3 domain-binding glutamic acid-rich protein homolog isoform X6, with protein sequence MVVKFYISMISGNKEMKKRQMKAQLIMESKGVNFKVIDICDPNNDDERTFMRKNAVGRNNARNAVPPQFFNDDHEDSYCGDYEGFDEAVENDRIEEFLKLPRGSLPQVPIINHSISAHSSRDVSLEKEVVAPQVNGAVPSPRQSPEKVKEKELEEEEEEEEEEEEEEEGEDEDATTAIITEEEMKVEEVKEEQNKEEEEEEEEEEEEEEEDDEEGETALPHEDDPMEMSTTVATAERFTEFSYKQLPGEV encoded by the exons ATGGTTGTGAAATTCTACATCTCGATGATTTCGGGAAATAAAGAG ATGAAAAAGCGACAAATGAAGGCACAGCTTATCATGGAGAGCAAAGGTGTCAATTTTAAGGTGATAGATATTTGTGACCCAAACAATGATGATGAGAGGACTTTCATGAGGAAGAATGCTGTCGGCAGGAACAACGCAAGGAATGCTGTTCCACCACAGTTTTTCAATGATGATCATGAAGATTCTTATTGTGGG GATTATGAAGGGTTTGATGAGGCAGTTGAAAATGATCGTATTGAAGAATTTTTGAAGTTACCTCGTGGATCCCTTCCTCAGGTACCCATCATCAATCACAGTATCTCGGCTCACAGCAGTAGGGAT GTCTCATTGGAGAAAGAGGTTGTTGCTCCCCAAGTCAATGGAGCTGTCCCTAGTCCCAGACAAAGTCCtgaaaaagtaaaagagaAGGAACTGGAA gaggaggaggaggaagaagaagaagaagaagaagaagaagagggtgAAGATGAAG ATGCAACAACTGCTATCATTACCGAAGAGGAAATGAAAGTAGAAGAAGTTAAAGAAGAGCAAAataaagaggaagaagaagaagaagaagaagaagaggaggaggaagaagaagacgacgagGAAGGAGAAACAGCTTTACCTCACGAAGATG ATCCGATGGAGATGTCGACAACGGTGGCCACAGCTGAACGTTTCACAGAGTTCTCTTACAAACAGCTTCCAG gggAAGtttga